The sequence tgagtgtgccagtttaggatcagtttaaaacacaattcagattgttttattataatgtgttaaaaagtgtcatgttgggggcgtgtccacagttcgctgatttaggggtgtgttgcttcacatgtagattaatttcagcttcccgcccaacgtaacaagggtgTAACTGCTGTCATAAAGCAGTGTTATTTTGTTTCCACTAGATGGCGCTAGTGTACTTTAAACGTGTTTTCTTCAATAACTTGTGATTAGTTTATTATGTATAATTTTCGATTTTTGATaattttaaaatgcttattgTTGACTTATTTACCGATCTATGGTTTATTTGAGCAAAAGTTATTCATTCTGACGGCTTTggacattttttaatttcattccCATCTTGCCCAGCTAAAATACTACTTCCGGGTTTGGCACGCACATGAAAGTGAAAGAGGAAAGTAACGGCAAGATTTAAGGACGTTTCTTTTGTAAGTTATAAGTGCTATAATCAAGAATTCGAAGGATGTATCCCTCCTCTCTTAGTTTACAAGCAGGCAAAGTGGTATGTGAATGTATTtttgttcattaattattttaaagttgtatGCTTAATCCTTATGTATGTGAATGTATCTGATGTTgttattataatcatttatacAGTTCTACGGTGTTGATGTCGGCATCTGTGTCGATAAGTGCATTAAACATCTGTGAAAAAGGAACCTCAGCCTTCGCGTtgtgaccaagcggcaacctcccgctctcccttgggaggccaatacggaagtaactaaaactgcaattcatcaaaattccgctagtcctggctccataatagagcaaagtgcaattgagcccactgttagaatggccaactttacagcagaaaaaaaggtgtttacagcctggtacaaagaacgattttggttcatatagctattattaccctccatgacaactgtgagggggtgaatttttttataactcatccatttcctttatattaggttattttaagtttgcataattaagggcgtggccacttgagtgacagctaggtctcgctggtcgccgtcacttcacctcagctgaatctggcagattagccactgatctcggcatattcatcgtatttttgttttgttttatgtggctttacacagtcagctgccttttggacttatttcttacaattatcagatgatatggcatgctgtgtgcacttaattgtgctcacaaaccgttcacgtggcctcgtttcccatgtgagtaaagttatatacttatacaccatctctataaatgtgtgtgttttatttaagatcatttatcattaatatttttctttagacccgtaaagcactccagaatctgacagattgattagctgtaggctctaaaacagtcatctgaagcgttgtcatacagtgatgtggtgctggattttatcaatagtcttgcatttactaacacacactatatctgaagtgtttggaagtatttcgcgttttcctcctgtagaaaaacatcataagaacaatgtttagtggctcaatgtaatactacagtgttttctaaagtctaaacactttattgatatagtgtacagccaagcacatgtggtcagaacacaaacaagtcgcaggtaataaagtatcaagcgtttctcccaaagtaaagtctgtctgtcaggtctaagcaaagtgccagcaggtgtctgtagctccgcccactctccgcctctttgcccttgtttggtatcccgccgtgggtgcgatgacgcgcgaacaaaatggtgacggttggccgcgcctacttgtgccttcttttgcgctcttcagaaacctatgggtgacgtcacggatactccgtccatatattttacagtctatggttgtgACTAAGGGCGGCAtaaagggggcggagccatgagctcacccgctctgtgttggCAACAGAGACAggaagactgagagaaggagcaggagtgagaggatcagcaatcagtcgtacatgtacgactcggacacagaccaagcagagagtacaaaatcatttgtgtcttttatatagttttacagccaactgtgtgctagtttcaagtaccaagcttgtacaccgagactaataaccacgcacactggaattaactttgactgaggcacgggatgcgccgctcgaagccgccaCAAGGCACaacagacactctctgtggcgcggcagaaacatgaagtgtcccgaatcgtcgcgccgttgtgtgtaccctgatagaaatctatgtttagaattctaaaatgcatggcgctgcgtcaggtgtagcagcacctagttaagatcacagggagcttctgtgatcgcaagaaatgcaaacggctgaagtataaggttgactcaatgagaagtacacatgtttgcaaacctacctaaagatacaaccaataattccgattagagcgataatgtggagaatattgctcttgtgttgagcccaatgagcattgcatctaaaaatagagcaagggtgttcctttagtgatatcacttccactcatgctgaaaatggtggatgtgaatcaacaaactgaggatatgatgacacgcctgtcaatcaatattggtgggcggggggaccgctctcctacgtaaagttgcggtcgatctgaaaacagctctaattggtccaccgtttttatgttgttaaattgaaaaaaaaaaagcactgggtgtgcttatatcaccccaatatgacagtctatacaccatacatgcacatatgtctgtccaaacagcttgaaaagtagatttcttaccataggtgccctttaaatccgCCCCTGCTATCCGATGACCTGCTATGAAAACatgaaattacaatttaattttttaataattgtttttatttgaagCATTTAGAATATAAAATGAATTAGTGAGATCATcgtacatcatcatcatcctcatataATCATTATGTGCCTATACAACCACATAATTCTACAGATTAATTTTCTGATAGATGCACTTCTTAAATGCCACAATTCTCCTTTGTGTTCTGTGGGCTTAAATGATGGGTTGTTTAATTGCAGAGGTCCGTCTGACAGCATCTGGTATATAAATGGGGACTGGACTCAAGACTCGTGCAGTCTTCCATGTTGATGCACTTCCGGAAGTAGGAATCTAGAGGAATGACAAAGAACATCAAAGTGAGTGTGGTGTTCTGAGTTGTTACTACAGGCTGAGGTATTCTattgttgctaaggtattctaaACATTCTGCATTCTAAATTCTAAAAACGGAATGATAGAAAATCCACAGTACTCATGATAATCTGGGACTCACAGGGATATTTCTTGAAGGCGACAGCTATACACGCATTTTGATCATATACACAGGTCTCTTCAGTGAATGCACAATTTCCTCCAGGTATGTCAGGGATACATCTGTGACATGTCAAAGAAGAGCCTATAGGAGATATAAAGCGGTTATTAACTAGAGCATAATTTAGATTCATAATATATTTgaaatactattaaaaatatacaaaaatgggcaaaaaagatatttacataaacacatttttgacaaatacatttttgaccatttttaaaaatatatttacatttttaaaatgtgtatataaatatatactaattcattcattttccttcgacttagtcccttgtttatcaggggtcgccacagcagaatagaccgccaacttatccagcatatgttttatgcccttccagccgcaatccagtactggaaaacacccatacacaatcatttacacacacgctcgctcatacactatggccaatttacattacccaattcacctttagtgcatatctttggacagtgggggaaaccggagcacccgaagcaaacccacgccaacacagggagaacatgcaaacgccaaatgccaactgacccagccggcagtggtgcccccagaaaattttcttaagggtggccagaagaggccgcTCCAAATattggggtggcacacaaaaaagttatgtattcagtgtaatgttatatttatgtttctggtaaatgaaatgatgtggttttaattcattttaattaattattctttGCTAGTTAttccttgaaattattctgcaagTACGTGTGCAAACCAAGTAAAagtcaatatttagtttaaaaaccattttcatatatatgtatataaaaagtacaaaagtgttcctcttaaaatgtttaggtacttatgtatacttttaaggtaccaatatggaccctttaagtacaaatgtgtgcctttttaaaaagata is a genomic window of Danio aesculapii chromosome 2, fDanAes4.1, whole genome shotgun sequence containing:
- the LOC130237376 gene encoding CD59B glycoprotein; translation: MMKVLLLALVLALVFANGSSLTCHRCIPDIPGGNCAFTEETCVYDQNACIAVAFKKYPYSYFRKCINMEDCTSLESSPHLYTRCCQTDLCN